One window from the genome of Thermococcus siculi encodes:
- the pepQ gene encoding Xaa-Pro dipeptidase PepQ, translating into MRIEKLREFIAEKELDGALITGKENLFYFTGSSPVLGGYLVVTPDDAVFLVPELEYEEARETSKVPVEKFKTGKDLYERLSSFKLGKLGIEGRTSFSTIQTLKEKAGVNDFATVDDVIKDLRIIKTKEELEVIEAACRIADMAMMAALEEISEGRREREIAAKMEYVMKMNGAEKPAFDTIIASGWRSALPHGIASDKRIEKGDLVVIDEGALYRHYHSDMTRTIVVGSPNEKQREIYEIVLEAQKKGVEAARPGMTAKELDTIVRDVIAEYGYGDYFIHSTGHGVGLQIHEWPRVSQQDETVLKPGMVITVEPGIYIPKFGGVRIEDTIVITENGAKRLTKTERELI; encoded by the coding sequence ATGAGGATCGAAAAGCTCAGGGAGTTCATAGCCGAGAAGGAACTCGACGGTGCTCTAATCACTGGAAAGGAGAACCTCTTCTACTTCACCGGAAGCTCACCGGTTCTCGGCGGCTATCTGGTCGTTACTCCGGACGATGCCGTCTTCCTCGTCCCGGAGCTTGAATATGAAGAAGCCAGGGAGACTTCCAAGGTTCCCGTCGAGAAGTTCAAGACCGGAAAGGATCTCTACGAGAGGCTTTCCTCCTTCAAGCTGGGGAAGCTCGGCATCGAGGGCAGGACGAGCTTCTCAACGATCCAGACGTTGAAGGAAAAGGCGGGCGTGAATGACTTCGCAACCGTCGACGACGTGATCAAAGATCTCAGGATCATCAAAACGAAGGAGGAGCTTGAGGTCATCGAGGCCGCGTGCAGGATAGCGGACATGGCTATGATGGCCGCTCTGGAGGAGATAAGCGAGGGCAGGCGCGAGAGGGAAATTGCAGCAAAGATGGAGTACGTCATGAAAATGAACGGTGCCGAAAAGCCGGCTTTCGACACGATTATAGCGAGCGGGTGGCGCTCGGCTCTTCCGCACGGTATAGCAAGCGACAAGAGGATAGAGAAAGGTGACCTAGTTGTTATCGACGAGGGTGCGCTCTACCGGCACTATCACTCCGACATGACCAGGACAATAGTGGTGGGTTCTCCCAACGAGAAGCAGAGGGAGATATACGAGATCGTCCTTGAGGCTCAGAAGAAGGGTGTTGAGGCGGCCAGACCCGGAATGACCGCGAAGGAGCTTGACACGATAGTCAGGGACGTAATAGCGGAGTATGGCTACGGGGACTACTTCATCCACTCAACGGGTCACGGAGTTGGCCTTCAGATACACGAGTGGCCGCGCGTGAGCCAGCAGGACGAGACGGTGCTCAAGCCGGGTATGGTTATAACCGTCGAGCCAGGCATCTACATCCCCAAGTTCGGTGGGGTTAGAATAGAGGACACCATCGTCATCACCGAGAACGGGGCGAAGAGGCTCACCAAGACGGAGAGGGAGCTGATTTGA
- a CDS encoding haloacid dehalogenase, with protein MTVYLFDFDGTLVDSTGAVEKALRIAIEKTIPAVIESDLYDDYYKALFLFIKGKLTYQYLGVIHELVAQGTIHEYYKLMPRYIRDFPFARQVIRTLRKRGRYVISFSGEHTYPGGKVIFMKKTNWYDEFDEVITFRGTKDMLKKFETLRELYPDEPFVWVDDSPSRFTYILDENTLLVQRASPHKSDVALLFERQNFLKIKSLREVLEIDETLREFENKA; from the coding sequence ATGACGGTCTACCTCTTTGACTTCGACGGCACGCTCGTTGACAGCACGGGGGCGGTTGAAAAGGCCCTGAGGATAGCCATCGAAAAGACCATCCCCGCGGTTATAGAGAGCGACCTCTACGACGACTACTACAAGGCCCTCTTCCTCTTCATTAAGGGCAAGCTGACCTACCAGTACCTCGGCGTCATTCACGAGCTGGTTGCCCAGGGTACGATACACGAGTACTACAAGCTCATGCCGAGGTACATCAGGGATTTCCCCTTCGCGAGGCAGGTCATCAGGACGCTGAGGAAGAGGGGCAGGTACGTCATCAGCTTCTCCGGCGAGCACACCTATCCGGGCGGAAAGGTCATCTTCATGAAGAAAACCAACTGGTACGACGAGTTCGATGAGGTTATAACCTTCAGGGGCACCAAGGACATGCTGAAGAAGTTCGAAACGCTCCGCGAACTCTATCCCGATGAGCCATTCGTCTGGGTGGACGACAGCCCGAGCAGGTTCACCTATATCCTCGACGAGAACACCCTCCTCGTCCAGAGGGCTTCTCCCCACAAGAGCGACGTCGCCCTCCTCTTTGAGAGGCAGAATTTCCTGAAGATAAAGTCCTTGCGGGAGGTTCTCGAGATAGACGAGACCCTGAGGGAGTTCGAGAACAAAGCTTAA
- a CDS encoding tRNA (guanine(10)-N(2))-dimethyltransferase, with protein MEFVEVSEGLARILVPKAERIYDAPVFYNPVMALNRDISVLAVKLIEPKTVLDALSATGIRGLRYALETPSEEVWLNDINPEAFRLILKNAELNLGVEGKPLSEKRVVFEGEKKLVVNLDDANRLMSEKFRYFDFLDLDPFGSPVEFLDTALRSVRRRGVLAVTATDTGVLCGAYRHACLRKYLANPIRGELCHEAGLRILIGTVVRYTAKYELGVDVLLAYYRDHYFRAFLRLKSGARKADESLHRLGYLWQDGSGRFEYGQGFLPDKPNAYGPLWLGPLKEQKFVEGLLEEARVHPLAHKKTLPFIELLKEELDVPFLYDTHALARRHSLQARKLADMIEILRGKGYTATRTHFSPMAIKTDAQFEEVIDALRKLQ; from the coding sequence ATGGAGTTCGTTGAGGTCAGCGAGGGACTCGCGAGGATACTCGTTCCGAAGGCGGAGCGCATATATGATGCCCCGGTTTTCTACAACCCCGTGATGGCCCTAAACCGGGATATCAGCGTTCTCGCGGTTAAACTGATTGAACCCAAAACGGTTCTCGATGCCCTTTCTGCAACGGGAATACGGGGCCTCCGCTACGCCCTTGAAACCCCCTCCGAGGAGGTCTGGCTCAACGATATAAATCCGGAAGCTTTCAGGCTCATCCTCAAAAACGCCGAGCTAAACCTCGGTGTGGAAGGAAAGCCCCTAAGCGAGAAGAGGGTTGTCTTTGAAGGGGAGAAGAAGCTGGTCGTCAACCTCGACGATGCAAACAGGCTTATGAGCGAGAAGTTCAGATACTTCGACTTTCTCGACCTTGATCCCTTTGGCTCACCCGTGGAGTTCCTTGACACGGCCCTCAGGAGCGTCCGGAGAAGGGGAGTTCTTGCCGTTACCGCAACGGACACCGGCGTTCTCTGCGGAGCGTACAGGCATGCGTGCCTCCGAAAATATCTGGCGAATCCGATAAGGGGCGAGCTGTGCCACGAGGCAGGGTTGAGAATCCTCATCGGGACCGTCGTGAGGTACACCGCCAAGTACGAGCTGGGGGTTGACGTTCTTCTGGCTTACTACCGCGACCACTACTTCAGGGCATTCCTCCGGCTGAAGAGCGGTGCGAGGAAGGCGGACGAGAGCCTTCACAGACTCGGCTACCTGTGGCAGGACGGAAGCGGAAGGTTTGAGTACGGCCAGGGTTTCCTGCCCGACAAGCCGAATGCGTACGGCCCACTCTGGCTCGGCCCGTTGAAGGAACAGAAGTTCGTTGAAGGGCTACTTGAAGAGGCAAGAGTGCACCCCCTCGCCCACAAGAAGACCCTTCCCTTCATTGAACTCCTGAAGGAGGAACTTGACGTCCCGTTCCTCTACGACACCCACGCTTTAGCCAGAAGGCACAGCCTGCAGGCAAGGAAGCTGGCGGATATGATAGAAATCCTGCGCGGAAAGGGTTATACTGCCACTAGAACTCACTTCTCCCCGATGGCGATAAAGACCGACGCGCAGTTTGAGGAAGTCATTGATGCTCTCAGAAAGCTCCAATAA
- a CDS encoding mRNA surveillance protein pelota: MQIIHQDVKEGEIKVKAETLDDLWHLYHIIDPGDTVYAKTLRKQSQRSDSLRAEKVEVIPVFLGVRAEKINFHKFANQVRVTGPIVYASRDDVPLGKYHTIAIEEGTVVTIQKPRWKEHHLERLKEAVEASKRARVMIVVIDDGEADMALVREYGVEILNSIRHNLGGKQYRTDRESEEKKFFHDVAKTMEEIMRREKVEKAIVAGPGFVKEDFYKFLQENYPELAKKVVIEDTSVTGRTGIYEVIKRGTVDKVYHENRVAKEIQLVEKVLENIARNNGLAAYGLKEVEEAVNYGAVETLLVLDELLKGEHREKIEELMDAVRYSRGEVVVVSSEHEGGEKLKALGGLAALLRFRVR; this comes from the coding sequence GTGCAGATAATCCACCAGGACGTCAAGGAGGGCGAGATTAAGGTCAAGGCAGAAACGCTGGACGACCTCTGGCACCTCTACCACATAATCGATCCGGGGGATACCGTCTACGCCAAGACTCTCCGCAAGCAGAGCCAGAGGAGCGATTCCCTCAGGGCGGAGAAGGTCGAGGTGATTCCGGTTTTCCTCGGGGTTAGGGCGGAGAAGATAAACTTCCACAAGTTCGCCAACCAGGTTCGCGTTACCGGACCGATAGTCTACGCGAGCAGGGACGACGTCCCCCTCGGAAAGTACCACACGATAGCGATAGAGGAAGGCACGGTCGTGACTATTCAGAAGCCGAGGTGGAAGGAGCACCATCTCGAGCGCCTTAAGGAAGCCGTTGAGGCCTCAAAGAGAGCGCGCGTTATGATAGTCGTCATCGACGATGGGGAAGCTGACATGGCGCTCGTCCGCGAGTACGGGGTGGAGATACTCAACAGCATCCGCCACAACCTCGGGGGAAAGCAGTACAGGACGGACAGGGAGAGTGAGGAGAAGAAGTTCTTCCACGACGTGGCAAAGACCATGGAAGAGATAATGAGGCGCGAGAAGGTAGAGAAAGCAATCGTAGCAGGTCCGGGCTTTGTCAAGGAAGACTTCTACAAGTTCCTTCAGGAAAACTACCCAGAGCTGGCGAAGAAGGTTGTCATTGAAGACACGAGCGTTACGGGGAGAACGGGCATATACGAGGTTATCAAGCGTGGGACCGTTGATAAGGTCTACCACGAAAACCGCGTGGCGAAGGAGATTCAGCTGGTTGAGAAAGTCCTTGAAAACATCGCAAGGAACAACGGGTTGGCCGCCTACGGTCTCAAAGAGGTGGAGGAAGCGGTCAACTACGGCGCAGTCGAGACCCTTCTGGTTCTCGACGAACTCCTCAAGGGCGAGCACAGGGAGAAGATAGAGGAGCTGATGGATGCGGTGAGGTATTCGAGGGGTGAGGTGGTCGTCGTCAGCTCGGAGCACGAAGGGGGAGAAAAGCTGAAGGCCCTCGGTGGACTGGCGGCCCTGCTGAGGTTCAGGGTGAGGTGA
- a CDS encoding 50S ribosomal protein L35ae, whose protein sequence is MARGKALVLAYAGTHEHQDNHHMILKPLGIDDRNEASRLIGRKVVWRTPTGRKMVGKILKPHGNRGEVKAYFNPGLPGQALGDYVEIL, encoded by the coding sequence ATGGCCAGGGGAAAGGCGCTCGTCCTTGCCTACGCCGGGACTCACGAGCACCAGGACAACCACCACATGATTCTGAAGCCCCTCGGAATAGACGACAGGAACGAGGCCTCAAGGCTGATAGGCAGGAAGGTCGTCTGGAGGACTCCAACGGGCAGGAAGATGGTTGGAAAGATTCTCAAGCCCCACGGCAACCGCGGAGAGGTCAAGGCCTACTTCAACCCCGGCCTTCCGGGGCAGGCCCTCGGCGACTACGTTGAGATTCTCTGA
- the glmA gene encoding exo-beta-D-glucosaminidase translates to MITHDGKVYIIDGKRTIIYGGTLQFFRVPKRYWRDRLERMRDHGLNTVDTYVAWNWHEPEEGFFDFTGESVPERDLVGFLELAQDVGLNVIIRPGPYICGEWKNGGIPEWLINEHPEILAEGPNGPLPRDIYYPPITYLHPVYLKAVERWYEAVLPVIRDYLHTNGGPIISVSIDDEPSYWETIFQPFLTDYSEVITRPGGLWEEWLRENFSLEELSERYGTRIDDYSEVHAPTSENEPLPKILDWHHFKLWMTNEYVRFLYERMKKHIDVPISILDPYLLQLAWRHFYRYVREKNLDIHLWTEFWYSFYRSFDFKEDRLGHVYHKIGIYRFYQRRLGTPPLSIETQASLAHTIEPDEAELLYSLLPALGIHNVNYYLYAGGENPKGYESHNGVTWDVYSPIGVDGSERPHVEPIHWLGEFLGGNPGFVDSAVGFQVAFGAYEPYELVSLAGLKKGLTESINLNEYLYGERGLLTLLAMSNVPFDVLDLEEASVEELLRHEQLWVYSLDFMSREVQDKLVEFVSRGGNLVILPMLPYLDENLKPYSSLADFLGVEVEREPARDNPRLIQFTSVGSDGIDRMLVRNTVREVKGGESFVFHYGKPAGTIVRKGKGSAVILGFRLQYYTSYHDLHRKFVDKLLDMQGVERDFEVTDRDMIAIPRGNYLVLLNPRGHRVFGKVRYRGIEIPKLMEGIEMRKRGALFLPFGIKAGKVEVVYSTATLIGADSGILRFRNHLSGRSEVALKGVSEVRPINAEIIDESFESGVLTLVLEHEEEFEIAF, encoded by the coding sequence ATGATAACCCACGACGGGAAGGTGTACATCATCGACGGCAAGAGAACGATCATCTACGGCGGAACCCTCCAGTTCTTCCGCGTGCCCAAAAGGTACTGGCGCGACAGGCTTGAGAGGATGAGGGATCACGGCCTCAACACCGTTGACACCTACGTTGCCTGGAACTGGCACGAGCCAGAGGAGGGCTTCTTCGACTTCACGGGTGAGAGCGTGCCGGAGAGGGATCTCGTGGGCTTCCTTGAGCTGGCCCAGGACGTTGGGCTGAACGTCATAATCAGACCTGGACCATACATCTGCGGCGAGTGGAAGAACGGCGGAATTCCCGAGTGGCTGATAAACGAACACCCGGAGATACTCGCGGAGGGCCCCAACGGACCGCTCCCGAGGGACATCTACTATCCACCGATAACCTACCTCCATCCCGTTTACCTGAAGGCAGTCGAGAGATGGTACGAGGCGGTTCTTCCCGTTATAAGGGATTACCTCCACACCAACGGCGGCCCGATAATCAGCGTTTCCATTGACGACGAGCCCTCCTACTGGGAGACGATATTCCAGCCGTTCTTAACGGACTACAGTGAAGTTATAACCCGACCCGGCGGACTCTGGGAAGAGTGGTTGAGAGAGAACTTTTCGCTGGAAGAGCTGAGCGAGCGCTACGGAACGAGAATCGATGATTACTCCGAGGTTCACGCCCCGACCAGCGAGAACGAGCCTCTCCCAAAGATCCTTGACTGGCACCACTTCAAGCTCTGGATGACCAACGAGTACGTTCGCTTTCTCTATGAGCGGATGAAAAAGCATATCGACGTTCCAATAAGTATTCTCGACCCATACCTCCTCCAGCTCGCCTGGAGGCACTTCTACCGCTACGTTAGGGAGAAAAACCTCGACATCCACCTCTGGACCGAGTTCTGGTACTCCTTCTACCGCTCCTTCGACTTCAAGGAGGACAGGCTTGGGCATGTCTACCATAAAATAGGAATATACCGCTTCTACCAGCGGAGGCTTGGCACGCCGCCCCTGAGCATCGAGACCCAGGCCTCGCTGGCCCACACGATAGAGCCGGACGAGGCAGAGCTCCTCTACTCTCTCCTCCCAGCATTGGGAATCCACAACGTCAACTACTACCTCTATGCCGGCGGCGAGAACCCGAAGGGTTACGAGTCGCACAATGGAGTAACCTGGGACGTTTACTCCCCAATAGGGGTTGACGGGAGCGAGAGACCGCACGTTGAGCCAATCCACTGGCTGGGTGAGTTTCTAGGAGGGAATCCAGGCTTCGTCGATTCCGCCGTCGGATTCCAGGTTGCCTTCGGCGCCTACGAGCCATATGAGCTCGTATCCCTCGCTGGACTGAAGAAAGGCCTCACTGAGAGCATCAACCTGAACGAGTACCTCTACGGCGAGAGGGGGCTTTTAACGCTCCTCGCGATGAGCAACGTTCCATTCGACGTCCTTGACCTTGAGGAGGCGAGCGTTGAGGAACTTCTAAGGCACGAACAGCTCTGGGTTTACAGCCTCGACTTCATGTCCAGGGAAGTTCAGGACAAGCTTGTGGAGTTCGTTTCAAGGGGAGGAAACCTCGTGATCCTCCCGATGCTTCCTTACCTCGACGAGAACCTCAAGCCGTATTCTTCCTTAGCGGACTTTCTCGGCGTTGAGGTCGAGAGAGAACCGGCCAGGGACAATCCAAGGCTTATCCAGTTCACGAGCGTCGGAAGCGATGGCATAGACAGAATGCTCGTCAGGAACACGGTTAGGGAAGTGAAAGGTGGAGAGTCCTTCGTCTTCCACTACGGAAAACCCGCCGGAACGATAGTCAGGAAGGGCAAGGGAAGCGCCGTAATCCTCGGGTTCAGACTCCAGTACTACACCAGCTACCACGATCTTCACAGAAAGTTCGTGGACAAGCTGCTCGACATGCAGGGGGTCGAGCGGGACTTTGAGGTAACGGACAGGGATATGATAGCGATCCCGCGCGGAAACTACCTCGTTCTCCTGAATCCAAGAGGCCACAGGGTCTTCGGAAAGGTCAGATACCGCGGCATTGAGATTCCGAAGCTGATGGAGGGCATTGAGATGAGAAAACGAGGCGCCCTCTTCCTGCCCTTTGGAATCAAAGCCGGAAAAGTCGAGGTCGTTTACTCCACCGCGACACTCATAGGAGCCGATTCCGGAATCCTGCGCTTCAGGAACCACTTAAGTGGAAGGAGCGAGGTGGCCCTGAAGGGCGTTTCGGAGGTCAGGCCGATAAACGCTGAAATCATTGATGAGAGCTTTGAGAGCGGAGTCCTCACCTTAGTGCTGGAACATGAGGAGGAGTTTGAGATAGCCTTCTGA